The Micromonospora sp. NBC_01740 genome includes a window with the following:
- a CDS encoding LLM class F420-dependent oxidoreductase — protein MTARIGLLTPVVVQHPRTAAAWERDVLAGPDVGGTLLAIARAADDLGYHHLTCSEHVAVPAPIAAERGGTYFDPVATLSFLASATRRVRLATNVVVIGYHHPLALAKTYGTLDLLSGGRVILGVGVGSLEEEFDLLGAEFAGRGAVADEAIAALRAAWGRAVPHHEGPRFTFTDFVVEPHAPRTTVPLWFGGRTRRSLRRAVAYGTGWAPFGLGPQELTRLWTSVERPDDFDLVLQIPPLDPLGDPDGSREHLRTADAVGATAVNASLVATSAAHHLAQMAALRELTPERFETNAATT, from the coding sequence ATGACCGCACGCATCGGGCTGCTCACCCCGGTCGTCGTCCAGCATCCGCGCACCGCCGCCGCCTGGGAGCGGGACGTCCTGGCCGGCCCCGACGTCGGCGGTACGCTGCTGGCCATCGCCCGCGCCGCCGACGACCTGGGCTACCACCACCTGACGTGCAGCGAGCACGTCGCGGTGCCCGCCCCGATCGCCGCCGAGCGGGGCGGGACGTACTTCGATCCCGTGGCCACGCTGTCGTTCCTCGCCTCGGCGACGCGCCGCGTCCGGCTCGCGACGAACGTCGTCGTCATCGGCTACCACCACCCGCTGGCCCTCGCCAAGACCTACGGCACCCTCGACCTGCTCAGCGGCGGGCGCGTCATCCTCGGGGTCGGCGTCGGCAGCCTCGAGGAGGAGTTCGACCTGCTCGGCGCCGAGTTCGCCGGGCGCGGCGCGGTCGCGGACGAGGCGATCGCGGCCCTGCGCGCCGCCTGGGGCAGGGCCGTGCCGCACCACGAGGGGCCCCGGTTCACGTTCACCGACTTCGTCGTCGAACCGCACGCGCCGCGCACCACGGTGCCGCTGTGGTTCGGTGGGCGCACCCGCCGCTCGCTGCGCCGTGCCGTGGCGTACGGCACCGGGTGGGCGCCGTTCGGCCTCGGGCCGCAGGAGCTGACCCGCCTGTGGACCTCCGTGGAGCGCCCGGACGACTTCGACCTCGTGCTGCAGATCCCCCCGCTGGACCCGCTCGGGGACCCGGACGGCTCCCGCGAGCACCTGCGCACGGCCGATGCCGTCGGGGCGACCGCGGTCAACGCCAGCCTCGTGGCCACCTCGGCGGCCCACCACCTCGCGCAGATGGCCGCGCTGCGCGAGCTCACCCCGGAACGCTTCGAGACGAACGCGGCCACGACCTGA
- a CDS encoding nuclear transport factor 2 family protein, whose amino-acid sequence MTDSQPDRLARLEARLEQAERRLAAAEDRLALWQIVASYGPAVDSGSAEVTARMWTEEGVYDTYPVVLDGRDALRAMVTGERHQALIHSGAAHLMGLPHIVVDGDRAVVTNYSQLVLHAPDENGYRIWRTGSNRWEFTRTAEGWKVTHRWNRQLDGTDEGRDILARAVESEA is encoded by the coding sequence ATGACCGACTCGCAGCCCGACCGGCTCGCCCGGCTCGAGGCGCGCCTCGAGCAGGCCGAACGGCGCCTCGCCGCCGCCGAGGACCGGCTCGCCCTGTGGCAGATCGTCGCTAGCTACGGCCCCGCCGTGGACAGCGGCTCAGCCGAGGTCACCGCCCGGATGTGGACCGAGGAGGGCGTGTACGACACCTACCCGGTCGTGCTCGACGGCCGGGACGCGCTGCGCGCCATGGTGACCGGCGAGCGGCACCAGGCCCTGATCCACTCCGGCGCCGCCCATCTCATGGGCCTGCCGCACATCGTCGTCGACGGCGATCGGGCCGTCGTGACGAACTACTCGCAGCTCGTGCTCCACGCTCCCGACGAGAACGGCTACCGGATCTGGCGTACCGGCTCCAACCGGTGGGAGTTCACCCGCACCGCCGAGGGCTGGAAGGTGACCCACCGCTGGAACCGCCAGCTCGACGGCACCGACGAGGGCCGCGACATCCTCGCCCGTGCCGTCGAATCCGAGGCCTGA